From Paenibacillus sp. PK3_47, the proteins below share one genomic window:
- a CDS encoding phosphotransferase yields MLKLKYLFNNPDLAEMLLKNWEYDPESLGMFRHYRISSNAVYPFQAGGHTQLLRFAPQSEKLKNNLLAELEFITYLKTCGYGVLESVPASGGAELVEAQTPWGDYYASVFKKVAGKQLSSIGLSDRVVYKYGEALGQLHQLSRSYELKGGKRWSHRDVLEWIKDVLAEFPLEHAARAEADLLADYFNGLSVAPDNYGLIHYDFEKDNVFYDEATGTINVIDFDDSMYHWYAADIGQALDSLLEDVATDEQEVMKSSFLEGYRSKYTLSETGPSPEACRRFANLYGYARIIRSTAERWEHEPEWLAGLRVRLEHAMKEKASGFGEPL; encoded by the coding sequence GTGTTAAAATTAAAGTATTTGTTCAATAATCCGGATTTGGCCGAGATGCTGCTGAAAAACTGGGAGTATGATCCGGAATCGCTGGGGATGTTCCGGCATTACCGGATTTCCTCCAATGCCGTCTATCCATTCCAGGCTGGCGGGCACACTCAGCTGCTGAGGTTCGCACCGCAGTCCGAAAAGCTTAAAAACAATCTGCTCGCAGAGCTTGAGTTCATTACATACCTGAAGACCTGCGGGTACGGGGTACTGGAAAGTGTGCCTGCAAGCGGAGGAGCTGAACTTGTGGAAGCGCAGACCCCGTGGGGAGATTATTATGCTTCTGTCTTTAAAAAGGTGGCGGGCAAGCAGCTGTCCAGCATCGGTCTAAGTGACCGGGTAGTCTATAAATACGGTGAGGCTTTGGGGCAGTTGCATCAGTTGTCAAGAAGCTATGAACTTAAGGGCGGTAAAAGGTGGAGCCATCGGGATGTGCTGGAATGGATCAAGGATGTACTGGCGGAATTTCCGCTGGAGCATGCGGCCAGAGCAGAAGCGGACCTGCTGGCGGACTATTTTAACGGATTATCCGTTGCACCAGACAATTATGGGCTGATTCACTATGATTTTGAAAAAGATAATGTGTTCTATGATGAAGCCACCGGTACCATTAACGTCATCGACTTTGATGACAGCATGTACCACTGGTATGCGGCAGACATCGGACAGGCGCTGGACAGCCTGCTGGAGGACGTAGCAACCGATGAACAGGAGGTTATGAAGAGCAGCTTCCTGGAGGGATACCGGAGCAAGTATACGCTGTCTGAAACAGGGCCTTCCCCGGAGGCATGCCGGCGCTTTGCCAATCTGTACGGGTATGCGCGTATTATAAGATCCACGGCTGAGCGCTGGGAGCATGAACCGGAGTGGCTGGCGGGGCTGAGGGTACGGCTGGAGCATGCGATGAAGGAGAAGGCTTCCGGGTTTGGGGAGCCGCTGTAA
- a CDS encoding AraC family transcriptional regulator, protein MDWDRLSFRLLSVQALKGTGEAYPGQQLLFSYALAVVTNGSAQFIADHSQYELGAGSALILLPGQTCGTVQPAGGLEMYILYFEVYSHGKLEDTGYLIPVKGMRLYQGDGRLQFHPSREMTAKWNRLCLLSGQADGGIGYRDQLHFQELLYELRTGTLHRTRDTNSALEQAKQYIEAHYTEALTVEQIAQSADFSAKYFVDLYKRKYGKSALEYAAELRLQQAKRLMAESGAKLRDIAHKVGYADEFYFSRKFKKMIGIPPAVYMKSRRRKLAAYTPGLLGQLLPLNITPYAAALHPKWTEYYYRNYRADIPVHISAYRNNQEWLSNIELLKQSGAELILAPPGLADEERAGLERIADVHDLFRESADWRGQLQELARFLGEEWQCGQWLETFDWEVRAAKEHLHEGVSQRSVTVLRMLGSQLFLHCNEGMASLLYGELELRPAYECGEKVYNVPVTPARLAELQPDYLLMLIRQEYATLAEWKKLQNDPHWLRIPAVQHHHVHGLSSDPWREDSAYAQLRKLRQLLQLLPANRP, encoded by the coding sequence ATGGACTGGGACCGGCTGTCGTTCCGGCTTCTGTCTGTGCAGGCGCTAAAAGGAACTGGAGAGGCTTATCCTGGGCAGCAGCTGCTTTTCTCTTATGCTCTTGCAGTGGTAACTAATGGTTCTGCACAGTTTATCGCTGATCACTCCCAGTATGAGCTGGGTGCAGGTTCGGCGCTGATTCTCCTGCCGGGACAGACCTGTGGAACCGTGCAGCCCGCCGGGGGCCTGGAGATGTATATCTTATATTTTGAGGTGTATTCCCACGGAAAGTTAGAAGATACCGGGTATCTTATTCCTGTTAAAGGTATGCGGCTGTATCAGGGGGACGGCCGGCTGCAGTTCCATCCCTCCAGGGAGATGACTGCCAAATGGAACAGGTTGTGTCTGCTTTCCGGGCAAGCGGACGGGGGTATCGGCTACCGGGATCAGCTTCATTTTCAGGAGCTGCTGTACGAGCTCCGGACAGGCACCCTGCACCGTACGCGGGATACAAATTCGGCTCTTGAGCAAGCCAAGCAATACATAGAAGCCCATTATACAGAGGCGCTGACCGTGGAACAGATCGCCCAGTCTGCTGATTTCAGCGCTAAATATTTCGTGGATCTGTATAAGAGAAAATATGGTAAAAGCGCACTGGAATACGCGGCTGAGCTGCGCCTGCAGCAGGCCAAGCGGCTGATGGCAGAAAGCGGTGCAAAGCTGCGGGATATCGCCCACAAGGTCGGATATGCCGATGAATTCTATTTCAGCCGTAAATTCAAGAAGATGATCGGCATACCGCCTGCGGTCTATATGAAGAGCCGCCGGCGCAAGCTGGCCGCGTATACACCGGGTCTGCTCGGCCAGCTGCTGCCGCTGAATATTACTCCGTACGCGGCGGCGCTGCATCCGAAATGGACGGAATATTATTACCGGAACTACCGTGCCGATATTCCTGTGCACATCAGCGCCTACCGCAATAATCAGGAGTGGCTGTCCAATATTGAGCTGCTTAAACAGTCTGGAGCTGAGCTTATCCTTGCTCCGCCGGGGCTGGCAGATGAAGAGAGGGCCGGGCTTGAGCGGATTGCAGATGTGCATGATCTCTTTAGGGAGAGCGCTGACTGGCGCGGACAGCTTCAGGAATTAGCCCGGTTTCTGGGTGAAGAGTGGCAGTGCGGTCAATGGCTGGAAACCTTCGACTGGGAGGTAAGGGCAGCCAAGGAACACCTGCATGAAGGGGTAAGCCAGCGTTCTGTCACGGTCCTCCGCATGCTGGGCAGCCAGCTGTTCCTTCACTGCAACGAGGGCATGGCAAGTCTCCTGTACGGTGAGCTTGAGCTGCGTCCGGCTTACGAGTGCGGAGAGAAGGTGTACAACGTTCCTGTCACGCCGGCAAGGCTTGCGGAATTGCAGCCGGATTATCTGCTGATGCTGATCCGCCAGGAATACGCTACCCTTGCGGAATGGAAGAAGCTGCAGAATGATCCGCACTGGCTGAGAATTCCCGCGGTCCAGCATCATCATGTTCATGGACTGAGCTCGGATCCGTGGCGCGAGGATTCCGCTTACGCCCAGCTGCGGAAGCTTCGCCAGCTTCTGCAGCTGCTTCCGGCCAATCGTCCATAG
- a CDS encoding saccharopine dehydrogenase family protein encodes MGKALIIGAGGVASVVVHKCCQNPDVFEEICIASRTVAKCDALKEKLDGGQTKISTAQLDADNTEEVIELIKSFQPDVVINVALPYQDLTIMDACLATGVHYVDTANYEPQDTAKFEYSWQWAYKERFEKAGITALLGSGFDPGVTGVFTAYAQKHYFDEIHTIDIVDANAGDHGYPFATNFNPEINIREITANGRYFENGEWIETAPLSEKKVYDLPEIGPKDIYLLYHEELESLAKNIKGVKKIRFWMTFSQNYLTHLKVLENVGMTSIEPIMYEGKEIIPLQFLKAILPDPASLGPRTKGKTNIGCIIQGTKDGQPKTYYVYNVCDHEECYREVGSQAISYTTGVPAMIGAMMIIKGIWNKPGVHNIEEFDPDPFMDALNKHGLPWQEDFSPTLLD; translated from the coding sequence GTGGGAAAAGCGTTAATTATTGGCGCTGGCGGTGTAGCAAGCGTCGTTGTGCATAAATGCTGCCAGAACCCGGATGTATTTGAAGAGATCTGCATTGCCAGCCGTACGGTTGCGAAATGCGATGCTCTCAAGGAGAAACTTGACGGGGGCCAGACGAAGATTTCTACGGCTCAGCTTGATGCGGACAACACGGAAGAAGTCATTGAACTGATCAAGAGCTTCCAGCCGGATGTCGTGATTAATGTGGCTCTCCCATACCAGGATCTGACGATCATGGATGCTTGCCTGGCTACCGGAGTCCATTATGTAGATACAGCTAACTACGAACCGCAGGATACTGCAAAATTCGAATATTCCTGGCAGTGGGCGTACAAGGAAAGATTCGAGAAGGCCGGAATTACCGCACTGCTGGGCAGCGGCTTTGACCCGGGTGTAACCGGCGTATTCACTGCGTATGCGCAGAAGCATTATTTTGATGAAATCCATACGATTGATATTGTCGATGCGAACGCGGGCGACCATGGTTATCCGTTTGCCACCAACTTCAATCCTGAAATCAATATCCGCGAAATTACAGCAAACGGACGTTACTTCGAGAACGGCGAGTGGATTGAAACCGCACCGCTGTCCGAGAAAAAAGTATACGATCTCCCGGAGATCGGTCCGAAGGATATCTATCTTTTGTATCATGAAGAGCTGGAATCCCTGGCTAAGAACATCAAGGGCGTGAAGAAAATCCGCTTCTGGATGACCTTCTCGCAGAACTACCTGACTCATCTGAAGGTGCTTGAGAACGTCGGTATGACTTCCATTGAGCCAATTATGTATGAAGGTAAAGAGATTATTCCTTTGCAGTTCCTGAAGGCCATTCTGCCTGACCCGGCTTCCCTGGGACCAAGAACCAAAGGTAAAACAAACATCGGCTGCATTATTCAAGGTACCAAAGACGGCCAGCCAAAAACGTATTATGTCTACAATGTCTGCGATCATGAAGAGTGCTACAGAGAGGTTGGCTCCCAAGCGATCTCTTACACAACCGGTGTACCTGCAATGATCGGGGCTATGATGATTATCAAAGGCATCTGGAACAAACCGGGCGTACACAATATTGAAGAATTCGATCCCGATCCGTTCATGGATGCCCTCAACAAACACGGGCTGCCTTGGCAAGAAGATTTCTCGCCGACGCTGCTGGATTAG
- a CDS encoding iron ABC transporter permease — MKPKSKAPAFWSLFLLIMALTVIGIYISLTNGTFDISAGDVVRTLLRINPVADHDLVIFEFRLPRILLGALVGFGLGIAGAVLQGITRNSLADPGILGIHAAAGAFVVVFMFFTGGSIKAPDWISVMSMPMFGFIGGLVSIVLLYLFARNQGEFHPQQLILVGIALASGFGAVTLYVSLKMDPENFEMATVWLAGSVYNATWGQILSTLPWLAILTPVIWRRAAVLDLLQLHEVSVKGVGVAVNKERQILLLCCVGLVSACVSVSGSIGFVGLIAPHIARRLIGNTYKYIVPLCGLIGMLMVILADFIGKTVFAPTQLPVGIVISIIGVPYFIFLLFRNRTR; from the coding sequence ATGAAACCTAAATCCAAGGCACCGGCCTTCTGGAGCCTGTTCCTGCTGATTATGGCCCTGACGGTCATTGGAATTTATATCAGCCTGACTAACGGCACGTTTGATATTTCGGCGGGAGATGTTGTGCGCACACTGCTGCGCATTAATCCGGTAGCCGATCATGATCTGGTGATCTTCGAATTCCGGCTTCCGCGTATTCTGCTCGGGGCACTCGTCGGCTTCGGACTGGGGATTGCCGGGGCAGTGCTGCAGGGGATAACCCGCAACTCGCTGGCAGACCCGGGAATTCTGGGCATCCATGCGGCTGCCGGAGCTTTTGTGGTTGTGTTCATGTTCTTCACCGGAGGCAGCATCAAAGCGCCGGACTGGATTTCGGTGATGAGCATGCCGATGTTCGGATTCATCGGCGGTCTGGTATCTATCGTCCTTCTCTACCTGTTTGCCAGGAACCAGGGCGAATTTCATCCGCAGCAGTTAATTCTTGTCGGAATCGCCTTAGCCTCGGGCTTCGGAGCGGTAACTCTGTATGTGTCACTCAAGATGGACCCGGAAAACTTCGAAATGGCCACCGTCTGGCTGGCGGGGAGCGTCTACAATGCCACCTGGGGACAGATCCTCTCCACGCTCCCCTGGCTGGCCATTCTGACTCCGGTCATCTGGCGGCGTGCGGCGGTGCTGGATTTGCTGCAGCTGCATGAGGTCAGCGTCAAAGGGGTGGGCGTAGCTGTGAACAAGGAGCGGCAGATTTTGCTGCTCTGCTGTGTTGGACTGGTCAGCGCCTGTGTGTCTGTCTCGGGAAGTATCGGTTTTGTCGGACTGATTGCCCCGCATATTGCCCGGCGCCTGATCGGCAATACCTATAAATATATCGTCCCGTTATGCGGTCTGATCGGCATGCTGATGGTGATCCTGGCTGATTTTATCGGCAAAACAGTGTTTGCTCCAACCCAGCTGCCTGTGGGGATTGTGATATCCATTATTGGAGTGCCGTATTTCATCTTCCTGCTGTTCAGAAACCGTACGAGATAA
- a CDS encoding iron ABC transporter permease gives MTLKGTSGVKTAFLLVLGAVLIITVSVLSVAYGTKSMSFAAVRDAVFHMDPDNIDHVIVQTSRIPRTAGALLIGAFLAVSGALMQGMTRNYLASPSIMGISDGSVFAVTLCMVFLPEASSMAMILYSLAGSALGAFLVFGMAKLLPGGVSPLTLAVLGTIIGTFLGGVSQALAVYFQVSQNISFWYNARLHMMDPAMIRLAVPFAVVGLLLAVLMARPVTMLSLGDETAAGLGLKVGAIKTLTMLSVVLLTGISVAIAGKIAFIGLMIPHIARFLVGQDYRRIIPFAAFAGAFFLAFCDLISRYINFPFETPVGVVTALFGVPFFLYLIKTRGGGSHS, from the coding sequence ATGACATTGAAGGGGACAAGCGGAGTTAAGACAGCTTTTCTGCTGGTGCTGGGGGCTGTGCTCATTATTACTGTTAGCGTATTATCCGTAGCATACGGGACGAAATCCATGAGTTTTGCTGCGGTCCGGGATGCCGTTTTTCATATGGACCCGGACAATATTGACCATGTGATCGTCCAGACTTCACGGATTCCCCGTACAGCGGGTGCGCTGCTGATTGGTGCTTTCCTGGCGGTGTCGGGAGCCCTGATGCAGGGGATGACACGAAATTACCTGGCTTCCCCGTCCATTATGGGGATTAGTGACGGTTCGGTATTTGCTGTTACACTGTGTATGGTATTCCTGCCTGAGGCCTCGTCCATGGCGATGATTCTGTATTCACTTGCAGGTTCCGCACTGGGGGCATTTCTGGTCTTCGGTATGGCAAAGCTGCTGCCCGGGGGCGTATCTCCGCTGACCCTGGCGGTGCTGGGCACGATCATCGGCACGTTCCTCGGCGGAGTGTCGCAGGCGCTGGCCGTCTATTTCCAGGTATCGCAAAATATCAGCTTCTGGTACAACGCCCGCCTGCATATGATGGACCCGGCAATGATCAGACTGGCGGTTCCATTCGCCGTTGTAGGACTGCTGCTTGCCGTGCTGATGGCCCGGCCTGTGACGATGCTGTCGCTCGGAGACGAGACTGCCGCCGGTTTGGGTCTGAAGGTGGGTGCGATCAAAACGCTGACGATGCTGAGTGTCGTGCTCCTCACCGGAATTTCTGTAGCTATTGCAGGCAAAATCGCTTTTATCGGCCTCATGATTCCGCATATTGCGCGGTTTCTGGTCGGGCAGGATTACCGCAGAATCATTCCGTTTGCCGCTTTTGCCGGAGCCTTCTTTCTGGCCTTCTGTGATCTTATCAGCCGGTACATTAATTTTCCGTTTGAGACGCCGGTCGGTGTGGTAACTGCGCTGTTCGGAGTGCCTTTCTTCCTCTATCTGATCAAGACGAGAGGGGGCGGCAGTCATTCCTGA
- a CDS encoding stalk domain-containing protein: MKKWSKLLGLIMGLAASVSVSTAGPAATAANAANAAETAATASNIASYGSNHLIKNDGSLWVWGGSRSVPTQVPGLQEVQASFSLYDGAFITAKDHSVWRWQTNARTLAMETVPVNELSNLTGLYAIGDLYIALTGEGAVYKAVMGADGITMGPFESVAGISQVAAVSMYYENNEQDSWRRILLLKTDGSVWTSIDELATFQPVQNLSNITQLDYNYALHQDGTVWSWPIQSRNEPGTGSTVLAPARIQNLQNIRMIQDNGWTSLAVDGDAKLWFWGATVSGFSDGTTYHTQAVPVRFTGLSNVTDAHIIERSIVALTAEGNVYTASIDGESIAPGAKFTLLASDVASLEAGGRHIIMQKNDGTLWGWGVNKNAQLGYANYDFSFEKPVPMQKPIAVSLNGQRVSLTNGVITRAGQNFVPLRSLFDKLGATVAYKEDIQTKPAGPDKPGGTLMTVDKKVTITRTTAGKTPLSIVINTVSGATTVNGKEVTLATPPFIVNGTIYLPLRFISEQLGAKVDWLPQQEEIAITMK; encoded by the coding sequence ATGAAAAAATGGTCAAAACTGCTGGGCCTGATTATGGGCTTAGCGGCTTCTGTAAGTGTCTCCACAGCAGGACCCGCGGCAACAGCCGCTAATGCTGCCAATGCAGCAGAAACAGCCGCCACTGCATCTAACATCGCTTCTTACGGAAGTAATCATCTTATCAAAAATGACGGCAGTCTTTGGGTCTGGGGCGGCAGCCGTTCCGTACCCACGCAGGTTCCGGGTCTGCAGGAGGTCCAGGCTTCCTTCAGTCTGTATGACGGGGCATTCATCACCGCCAAGGATCACTCAGTCTGGAGATGGCAGACTAACGCCAGGACACTCGCCATGGAAACTGTTCCAGTCAACGAGCTGAGCAACCTGACCGGACTCTACGCGATAGGCGACCTGTACATTGCACTTACTGGAGAAGGCGCTGTATATAAAGCTGTTATGGGTGCGGATGGTATTACCATGGGTCCTTTCGAATCCGTTGCCGGTATTAGTCAAGTGGCTGCGGTCTCCATGTATTATGAGAATAATGAGCAGGATTCCTGGAGACGGATCCTTTTGCTTAAGACAGACGGTTCCGTATGGACATCCATCGATGAATTGGCCACCTTTCAGCCAGTTCAAAACTTAAGCAATATCACCCAGCTGGACTATAACTATGCGCTGCATCAAGACGGCACCGTGTGGAGCTGGCCGATACAATCGAGAAATGAGCCCGGCACCGGAAGCACCGTATTGGCACCTGCCCGAATTCAGAATTTACAGAATATCCGCATGATTCAGGACAACGGGTGGACTTCCCTGGCGGTTGACGGTGACGCTAAATTATGGTTCTGGGGCGCTACCGTTTCAGGGTTCTCCGACGGCACGACCTATCATACACAGGCTGTTCCTGTACGCTTTACCGGTCTCAGCAATGTGACGGATGCCCATATAATTGAACGTTCAATTGTAGCTCTAACTGCGGAAGGAAATGTCTACACTGCCTCCATCGACGGTGAATCCATTGCACCAGGGGCAAAGTTCACACTCCTGGCCTCTGATGTAGCTTCTCTGGAAGCAGGCGGCCGGCATATCATTATGCAAAAAAATGACGGGACCCTCTGGGGCTGGGGCGTCAACAAAAATGCCCAGCTCGGTTATGCGAATTATGATTTCAGCTTTGAGAAGCCTGTGCCCATGCAAAAGCCGATTGCTGTTTCTCTGAACGGTCAAAGGGTCAGCCTGACGAATGGCGTTATTACCCGGGCCGGGCAGAACTTTGTCCCTCTCCGTTCCCTGTTTGACAAACTGGGAGCCACCGTAGCTTACAAAGAGGATATCCAGACGAAGCCTGCCGGACCGGATAAACCGGGCGGAACGCTGATGACTGTGGACAAAAAGGTAACGATTACCCGCACAACGGCCGGAAAAACGCCTCTATCCATCGTAATCAATACGGTCAGCGGAGCAACTACAGTGAACGGTAAGGAAGTGACTTTGGCGACCCCGCCTTTTATCGTGAACGGGACCATTTACCTGCCGCTGCGCTTCATCAGCGAGCAGCTCGGGGCCAAGGTCGATTGGCTGCCGCAGCAGGAAGAAATTGCGATTACGATGAAATAA
- a CDS encoding HAMP domain-containing sensor histidine kinase translates to MFLSLWTIGGIFLTYNIRTSFWNGMMLIAGGMASFAFSIHLVIMPFLVPREWLSPSLSGFIYQLSIAAMTIYFYIFPYFVCMGGVWHGAIRSYRLKVLASAVLAIPALVLLAVQLLHQPWGVFDIAAFRWWAGFYLLVGYTFYYLAYRRETEYFAKRNKKRSGLLFTCGTLFAFITDFVGFHSLRMGEGIFNLESNGAWKFNVVVILALVAIIIIYTVKYGFLGIKLRIERERMDVSMRALTMGVSILNHSIKNEIQKINYLAEKTESYIHSSQPDKSLQSIEQIHQVTSHLMDMVGRIKDKADDIVLSETHNCIEDLLTAVLQPMQPMLDSRAVRTVVRQEEGGELICDALHFKEMLSNLIHNAMDAIEPAGGLISLRTSKTKRYFTLEVTDNGSGIPKDQLGKIFEPFYTTKKNPYNHGLGLSYCLSVMRKHGGRLTIGNAESGQGTTVMLHFPVQRYQASAEPDILSSVPVSKSVSRF, encoded by the coding sequence ATGTTTCTCTCGTTATGGACAATCGGCGGGATCTTCCTTACATATAATATCAGGACAAGCTTCTGGAACGGGATGATGCTGATTGCCGGTGGGATGGCCAGCTTTGCCTTTTCTATTCATCTTGTAATTATGCCTTTCCTGGTGCCCCGGGAGTGGTTGTCACCCTCCCTCAGCGGATTCATTTATCAGTTAAGTATTGCGGCAATGACCATTTACTTCTACATATTTCCCTACTTTGTGTGCATGGGCGGAGTATGGCACGGGGCCATTCGTTCCTATAGACTGAAGGTGCTGGCTTCTGCGGTACTGGCAATACCGGCGCTGGTGCTGCTGGCCGTCCAGCTGCTGCATCAGCCCTGGGGCGTCTTCGACATTGCGGCCTTCCGCTGGTGGGCAGGCTTTTATTTGCTCGTGGGCTATACATTTTATTATCTCGCGTACCGCAGAGAAACAGAGTATTTTGCCAAAAGAAATAAAAAACGTTCCGGCCTGCTATTCACGTGTGGTACTCTGTTTGCCTTTATCACTGACTTTGTAGGCTTTCACTCCTTAAGGATGGGGGAGGGGATCTTCAATCTGGAGAGTAACGGCGCGTGGAAATTCAACGTGGTGGTCATTTTGGCATTGGTGGCTATAATTATCATTTACACGGTGAAGTACGGGTTTCTTGGCATCAAGCTCAGAATTGAACGGGAAAGAATGGATGTCTCCATGCGTGCACTTACAATGGGAGTCTCGATCCTGAATCACTCTATCAAAAATGAAATTCAAAAAATCAATTACTTGGCCGAAAAGACGGAAAGTTATATTCATAGCAGCCAGCCGGACAAATCACTGCAGTCTATCGAACAAATTCATCAGGTTACCTCCCATCTAATGGATATGGTAGGCAGAATAAAAGACAAGGCCGATGATATTGTGCTGAGTGAAACACATAACTGCATTGAGGATCTGCTGACAGCCGTCCTTCAGCCGATGCAGCCGATGCTGGATAGCCGGGCAGTCCGGACAGTAGTGCGGCAGGAGGAAGGCGGTGAGTTAATCTGCGACGCGCTGCATTTCAAGGAGATGCTGTCTAACCTTATCCATAATGCTATGGATGCCATCGAACCTGCAGGCGGCCTTATTTCCTTGCGGACAAGCAAAACCAAACGTTATTTTACCCTTGAGGTGACCGATAATGGAAGCGGCATACCGAAGGATCAGCTGGGGAAGATCTTTGAACCCTTTTATACCACCAAGAAAAATCCATATAATCACGGGCTCGGACTGTCCTACTGCTTGTCAGTCATGCGTAAACACGGCGGCAGGCTGACCATCGGAAATGCAGAATCGGGTCAAGGGACAACCGTAATGCTTCATTTTCCGGTTCAGCGCTATCAAGCGTCTGCGGAACCAGACATCCTTTCGTCTGTGCCTGTGAGCAAGTCTGTCAGTCGCTTTTAA
- the nspC gene encoding carboxynorspermidine decarboxylase: MDIDISMLPSPAYLVDERLLTKNLETLNYVQERSGAKILLAQKGFSMHSMYPLVGKYLHGVTSSSLFEARLGFEEMGKEVHVYAPAYVDREFDELLGYSDHIVFNSFDQWNRFKERVQNAPKKISCGIRVNPEYSEIEVPLYDPCYNYSRMGVTLPNFRPEELDGIEGLHFHTMCEQNSDTLERTLKVVEEKFGQYLHNMKWLNFGGGHHITRPDYDLETLIKCILHMKETYNVEIYLEPGEAIALNTGYLVATVLDTMHNGMDIAILDTSAECHMPDVLAMPYRPGIIGSGLPGEFPYTYRLGGMTCLAGDVIGDYSFPEPLKYGDKLIFLDMAHYSMVKNHMFNGVNLPAIASYNDEEGIKVIREFEYSDFSGRLS; this comes from the coding sequence ATCGATATTGATATCAGCATGCTGCCGTCCCCTGCCTATCTCGTGGATGAACGCCTGCTGACGAAGAATCTGGAAACTCTGAATTATGTGCAGGAGCGCAGCGGAGCCAAGATTCTTCTGGCACAAAAAGGCTTCTCCATGCATTCCATGTACCCGCTGGTCGGCAAATACCTGCATGGTGTAACCTCCAGCTCCCTCTTCGAAGCGCGTCTTGGCTTCGAGGAGATGGGCAAAGAGGTCCATGTCTATGCACCGGCTTATGTAGACCGCGAATTCGACGAGCTGCTCGGCTACAGCGACCACATTGTGTTCAACTCGTTTGACCAATGGAACCGGTTCAAGGAACGGGTGCAGAACGCACCGAAGAAGATCAGCTGCGGTATCCGTGTCAATCCGGAATATTCCGAGATTGAAGTACCGCTGTATGATCCTTGCTATAACTACTCCCGTATGGGCGTAACCCTGCCGAACTTCCGTCCGGAAGAACTGGACGGCATTGAGGGGCTTCATTTCCATACGATGTGCGAACAAAACTCGGATACCCTGGAGCGCACGCTCAAGGTGGTGGAAGAGAAGTTCGGCCAGTATCTGCATAACATGAAATGGCTGAACTTCGGCGGCGGTCATCATATTACCCGTCCCGACTATGATCTGGAGACGTTGATCAAGTGCATTCTGCATATGAAGGAAACGTATAATGTGGAGATATACCTGGAACCGGGCGAGGCGATTGCCCTTAATACCGGATATCTGGTAGCCACTGTACTGGACACCATGCATAACGGAATGGACATTGCGATTCTCGATACTTCCGCTGAATGTCATATGCCGGATGTCCTGGCAATGCCTTACCGTCCGGGTATTATCGGTTCCGGCCTGCCTGGAGAGTTCCCGTATACGTACAGACTCGGCGGCATGACCTGTCTGGCGGGAGATGTGATCGGGGATTACTCTTTCCCTGAGCCGCTGAAATACGGCGACAAGCTGATCTTCCTCGACATGGCGCATTATTCCATGGTGAAGAACCACATGTTCAACGGCGTGAACCTGCCGGCCATCGCTTCGTACAATGACGAAGAGGGCATCAAGGTGATCCGCGAGTTCGAGTACAGCGACTTTAGCGGCCGTTTGTCTTAA
- a CDS encoding alpha/beta hydrolase-fold protein, translating into MGVKYIRLTVYGRELVIRLPYSYGVENRRFPVVYLQDEGSVMKHTANYLDHLFRAAELKELILVGIASADRNHDYTPWPLPAVTSGAPAFGGGGEDYLKALVEEIKPYIDRNYLTLDEPQHTGIIGYSLGGLISLYASYRYPGVFGRIGLLSASFWYEGILDYMREHPVERPEQRIYMYVGDLEGCYKTNVQKEMVGRTRMAHQLLLAQGFGSGNLVLEGDPDGTHDLMFFSRQFPPALKWLFGGARQSGE; encoded by the coding sequence ATGGGAGTAAAGTATATCCGCCTTACGGTATACGGACGGGAGCTGGTCATACGTCTGCCTTACAGCTATGGCGTAGAGAACAGGCGGTTTCCGGTAGTATATCTGCAGGACGAAGGCAGTGTAATGAAGCATACGGCCAATTACCTGGACCACTTGTTCAGAGCTGCGGAGCTGAAGGAACTGATCCTTGTCGGTATCGCTTCTGCGGACCGGAATCATGACTATACTCCATGGCCCCTGCCTGCGGTGACCTCTGGAGCACCTGCATTCGGCGGAGGGGGAGAGGACTACCTGAAGGCGCTGGTTGAAGAGATTAAGCCTTATATCGACAGGAATTACCTGACGCTGGATGAACCGCAGCATACGGGGATTATCGGGTATTCGCTTGGCGGCCTGATCTCGCTGTATGCTTCCTACCGGTATCCAGGGGTGTTCGGGCGGATTGGCCTGCTCTCGGCATCCTTCTGGTACGAAGGCATTCTTGATTACATGCGGGAACATCCGGTAGAGCGGCCGGAGCAGCGGATTTATATGTACGTTGGCGATCTGGAAGGCTGCTATAAGACTAATGTGCAAAAAGAAATGGTCGGCCGCACCAGAATGGCGCATCAGCTGCTGCTTGCACAGGGCTTCGGCAGCGGGAACCTGGTACTCGAAGGCGATCCCGACGGTACTCATGACCTGATGTTTTTCAGCCGGCAGTTTCCTCCGGCACTGAAGTGGCTGTTCGGAGGGGCACGGCAGTCCGGGGAATAG